In Miscanthus floridulus cultivar M001 chromosome 8, ASM1932011v1, whole genome shotgun sequence, the sequence ACCACGTGAGGCACCGTTGCATCTCGTGCTCGCTCCGGCAGCGCAGCGCGCCCAGCTCCGCGGCGTCGGTGGACCGCCCCGCGAGGCGGTCCCGGAGGCGGGCGGGGGTCTCGCCCAGCGCCCGATGGTACGCGCCACAGCTCGCGAACGACGGCTCCGAGAAGAAGTCATCCCTGTGCCATCGCCAGTAGCTCCTCGCTGGTACCGTCGTTGTGGCCTTGCCTGCGCCCTCGTCGTACTCTGCCGGCGCGGACATCTCCGTGGGCGCCATGTACCCATGGCTGCTATGAGGACGCTTAGGGCCCGAGGCCGGTGCCCATGGCCATGCCCAAGTCGATGCCAAGGCCCAGCGATGGCGCGCCGTCCACGGCCGTGCAGGAGACAGCCGGCTTCGCGACGAGCGTAGGCATGGGGCGCGGCTTGCGGGAACCGCCACCGATGGGGACGTTGCGTGTCTCACGAGTTTTCTGTTCAAATCATGTTCACGTCAGCTTCTAACCCTCCTCATATCTATTTTGGATCTGAATGAGATCACTTAAATACATTAGGTAGCCAAACGTACGATTTCATAGTTTGGGGACCCAAATAAAAACCGCTCAATATTTTAAGGACCAGCCATGCAATTTACTCTTTAATCAAATAAGAGACTTTAGTTGGAACTCGGAGATCAACAGGTACAATGTGAAAGCAAAGAAACTCTATTTGGCCTTCTGTGTCCCTAGAGACAATTctctgtgtgccattaaaaaagatcgcaataccctgtgtgcctctgaaaaagttcagcggtcttcagcgtcactgctctaactttttcgtgtcctccatgccacttccgtcagttgtcaaactgcaggtgtgaaaagacgaaaatgcccttaagtgtaaatatgtcattaatttttttagcatcttaacgacttcaaatgaaaaaatttaaaacaagaaagttgtagatctcgtcgagatctataattttcatataaaaaatatttttatttaattccaaaaaaatatgattttatatgattaatatatcttaaaaaatcatattattttttttgcaaaattaaataaaaataatatttatataaaaattataaatctcgacgagatctacaactttctagtttttagttttttcatttgaagttattaagatattaaaaaaaattaatgacatatttagacttaaaaggtattttcgtcttttcatgCATGCAGTTTGACGATGTTAGAGCTCAAACTGACGGAAGTAACGTGGAGGGCACGAAAAAGTTAAAACAGTAACGCTGAAGACCGTCCCCGTGTCCCTGAGCTCCTCGCCCAGCTCCCGCACCTTCTTTTCGGCCTGCGTCCCGTTCGTCCCCGTGACGACGAGACCGCGGAGCTCCGCCGGCACCTCCCGCGTGCGCCACTCCGCGTGCCTCGTGGGCATCTTGGCCTCGGTCGCGTCCGCCATCCCGTTCGTCCCCGTGACGACGAGACCGCGGAGCTCCACGTGCCTCGTGGGCATCTTGGCCGCCTCGGTCGCATCCGCCACCGCATCAAGCTCCCACCGCAGTGCGTCCGCGCGATCCCTTGGCTACTGGATCTGCTGAATGGGCATCTTCTCGCGCTCCGATGATGCCGCCGCCTGGCCCCGCGCCAGCAGCGGCGACGACGGCCCGCCGCCCAGGGCGCTAGGCGCTAGGCGATCCCACCGCCCGGGGCGCCAGGCGTGGTCGACGGCCAACTCGATGTGGAGGACATCGTGCGTGATTAAGTCGGATTGTAGCTGCAGCTCACGTACGAAGTTGGACGCTCCTTCTCGTGTAGTCATGCTTGCTGCCGTATCGGTTTGGTTTGTGGAACATACGTGGACAGCCCAAAATTACGGCCCGTAAACACTGAAAGTGCCACAGCCCGTGAGACAATTTCCCTTTTATTTTCCTGTATTTCCTTCTAATTTACCGATGTTCTCTTTAATTGCCTCGCCTGATTTTTATTGTTGTTCCGATAGCATGTATTTTTTTAATCATTGTTTGGCTAAAAAAACTATAAATAATCTCTTGTGATCTGTCTTTCTAAGGTAatgtttggttcgagctactaaactttagtagctactaaacggtttagtcatTTTTAGTAACTCCAAAATTACTAGAGAAGACTAAAGCCCTTTTAGTAGTTTTTAGTCATAGCGTTTGATTAAAAATTTTCTAAGgggactaaaagctactaaatttagtagctactagacgAATCAAACAGGCCCTAACTACGTGAAAATTCGGGCACCTAAAATATAGCAATTTTTTAGAGACATTTTAATAGAAATCGTTTTCTATATATTACTACCCTTCAAtagtttttctattttttatatgCACTCTATAGAGTCAATCTCGCTCCTCAAATTTTCGGGCAATAAGTTATCTATAAGTAAACATTTGGTGTGTTTTGTTGTAATAACACATGGATATATGTGTTTGTTGACGGCACACCACTAATGCCTTTGCTGTTGGAGCCTGTTCGCATCATGGCACGCGTGCATGTTTGTGCCTTGCTTTCTACCTTTCTAAACTCACAGCAGGTACATACAGATAATTATCTTTTCAAATTAATCAATCTGTTGTTAATTTTTCACACATGGGcttcgttcggcttgctgaatcttagctggaactggctgaaaaacattgttctggctgaattgttgtgggagaaaaacactgttccgacttaAAAAAATAAGTTGAATAAGCCGactatggggtaagccgaacagggccatgaGCGATACTTTATTGCGCTAGCATTTATTGCCTTGGAATCTACTTGATATATCGTAGTCCAATTAAGGTCAACAAAAAtagctacaacaacaacaaagcctttaagtcccaaacaagttgggataggctagagttgaaacccagcagaagcaatcaaggttcaggcacgtaaatagctgttttccaagcacttctatctaaagctaaatcTTTGGGTATATTACAtcttttcaagtctccttttattaccTTTACCCAAGTCAattttggtcttcctctgcctctcttcacgttactgtgctggcttaggatttcactacacaccggtgcctctggatgtctccgttggacatgttcaAACCATCACAAACAAAAATAGCTAACTCTTTTTTATTTTGTCGAATGCACGAGCACCATGCAACAAGTTATgtatcccgttgcaacgcacggataTATTTACTGGTGTCTAATAATTATCCTATGTCCACAAGCTATTGTACTCCGTTTTTCTTACACTGTTTCCTATCTTCTTGTAGCGCTTGGCTATACAAGCATTTTTAAGAGGTTCATCTGTTGTAGTTTCTGCACCTACAAGTAGTGGGAAGACATTAATAGCAGAAGCTGCAGCAGTCGCAACAGTAGCTAGAGGAAGGCGTCTCTTCTACGCAACACCATTAAAGGCCTTGTCAAACCAGAAGTTCCGTGATTTCCGGTAAAATGTTATTTTCTGATTCTCCTACTTTTGCAGGTTTACTATTAAATCCATAAAAAATAAATCAGTTTATCTAGTAAATTCATTTTTGACACAATTGGTTGTACAATTATTTCAGGGATACCTTTGGTGATCATAATGTTGGCCTTCTTACAGGAGATTCTGCTATCAACAAAGATGCTCAGATCCTAATTATGACGACAGAGATTTTACGTAACATGCTGTACCAAAGGTATTTTAGAATGATATACAATGATCAATATGGATTGCTGCAGATACTCACTCTGCATACCAGTTTAGCAGTTTGCCATTTTTAATTATACAAATATAGCAGAAGCTTTTATGACGAGAACCATTCACAGTAGATATACACTTAACTTAAATAAAATTATTGCCAGCCTTTCCCAAATTGTACACACTGATTTTAAAatacagtgtgatttcttttctCGATAGTTTTCCTGTTTCTTAGCTATAAGGTAGTGTCTTTAGGGAGGTCAATCTTTTGCCGGTAGGTAGTTCTAGGTCGTAAGTAGTAATTGATGTTCCCTGTCCTGCATCTGAGATGAGTCTTGACATCTTCTGTTTGTACTGCAGTGTTGGCATGACAGCCTCTGAAGGTAGATTATTTCAAGTTGATGTCAATTGTTTTGGACGAAGTCCATTATTTGAGTGATATCTCACGTGGCACTGTTTGGGAAGAAACTGTATGCTATTGGATTACTCTCATATTGATCACTTGTGTTCATGTTGGTCATTTGACTTAGCCACTTTTATCATGTCTTAGGTCATATATTGTCCAAAGGAAGTCCAGCTTATATGTCTGTCAGCCACTGTTGCAAATCCCGATGaattagctggctggataagtcagGTAATGGCAGATTCATGTTTAATTATTTGTGAGCTGGTTTTCTTTATCCTCAGTGATGATTATGCAAGAATGTGAGCTTGTCTTCCTACTATAAATTTAGGTGCAATTTTTCCTACCATTGGCCTAGGATTTTCTCTTACTATAAATTACAGTGAGACTGCACAAACACATGCATGCGCAAATGTTTTGTTATAAACATAATGATTTACCTTTATTTGCTCAGTATTGCAAGACATTGTTCTATTTTCTGAAGTATGGAATCATTCTTATGTATCTTTCCTTGTAGATTCATGGTAAAACAGAGCTTGTAACATCGAACAAACGTCCAGTTCCGCTTACTTGGCACTTCTCGAAGAAATACTCATTGCAACCACTTCTTGATGGAAAGGGGAAAAAAATGAATAGGTACCAGATGTGCAAGTCCATTTTAAAAGATAAGGGATGTGGTTTCTAGAGTGGTCCAATTTTTTTCGTGGAGACATGCAGAACTTTAAACTCAAATTCGTTCTTGATATTAAGGACAAAAATAAAAACAAGTGCATATGGATCTCATGAGTCATGACACATGGGATTTTCCTTTCACACTGGAATTTATATTTGAAAATAGGGGTCACattacaactttcattttcttcTTCTATTCATACAGGAAACTGCGGATGTCTAACTTCCAAAACTTATCATCTCCAAAGAGTGAGTTCTATTATGTCAAAGGAAAGAGGAGGATTTAGAACAAATAAAATTGAGCAAGGTAATAGCAGCTCTTTTGACATATCGAAACAGGTTCAGTTATCAAAGCATGAACTCAGCAATATGCGCCGTTCCCAAGTATGGACTAAAATCCCTTTTAAGCTTTGCTTACTTGCTTTCTCACATAATAGATTTGAATTGCCATTTGTTATTTTTCTTCCTAGAAGACATGTGGTCCAATTATGTGGAATGACAAATTGATGCCATTTTCTTGGTACCTTCGAATGCAGGTTCCACTAATACGTGACACTTTATCACAACTATGGGAAAATGACATGCTTCCAGCTATTTGGTTTATTTTTAGTAGAAGAGGGTGTGATGCAGCTGTTGAGTACCTTGAGGATTGCAGACTGTTGCATGACTGTGAGGCTAGTGAAGTCGAACTGGAACTTAGGAGGTTCAAGATGCAATATCCTGATGCTGTTCGAGAAAGCGCTGTGAAAGGACTGTTGCGAGGAGTTGCGGCCCATCATGCTGGTTGCTTGCCACTGTGGAAATCATTTATTGAAGAATTATTTCAGCGTGGCCTTGTTAAAGTAGTTTTTGCGACAGAAACCCTTGCAGCTGGGATTAATATGCCTGCTAGGACGGCTGTGATGTCTTCTCTCAGTCAAAAGAATAGATGCTGGGCGCCAGCTCTTAACCCCAAATGAACTATTCCAGATGGCAGGTCGTGCTGGAAGGAGAGGGATTGATACAGTTGGGCATGCTGTTCTTGTTCAGACTCCATATGAAGGGCCTGAAGAGTGTTGTGACATCATCTTTGCCGGACTTGAGCCACTTGTCTCACAATTCACTGCATCATATGGGATGGTTTTGAATCTTCTTGCCGTATgtatttttatttctttttattaTTATCTATTCATGAAGTTCCTGCTTTCTCCAGATCTTTATCTAATGGGTTGGAATATGCTGTCCAGGGTTCAAAAGTTACACATAATCAGAAAGAATCGGATGATGTTAAGGTCAAGCGGCTCTGGAAGAACCTTAGAAGAAGCTCGAAAGCTCGTGGAGCAAAGCTTTGGGAATTATGTTGGGAGCAATGTAATGGTTGCTGCCAAAGAAGAGATTGAAAGAATACAGCAAGAAATACAATACCTCTCTTCAGAAATTACTGATGAATCTATTGACCGAAAATGCAGGGAAGAATTATCAGAGGAAGACTATGCTGAGATTTCCCTTCTACAGAAGAGACTAAAGGTAATATTCATTGTTTAGTTGTTTTGATCTATTAAAGTTAATAATATATTGATCCATCTAATGTTCTACACCCCTGTCCCTCAGGAAGAGAAGCAGATCAGAAATGAGCTGAAAAAAAAAGATGGAACTGGAGAGAATGGCTGCATGGAAAAATCGGTTAGAAGAATTTGAAAGTGGCCATCCTTCCTTTCATGTGCCTGCAATACAAAGATAAGGATTCAATTCAGCACACGATCCCTGCTGTATTTATTGGAAACCTCAACTCATTTGCTGATCAAAAGATCACGAACATGGTGAgatacttttttttaaaaaaataaacatTGCAGAAGGAAAACCGAAGCAGGCTTACTCCTTATATACTTACTGCAGGTGGAAGATGATTCACTTGTTTCTGGCAAGCAGAAACTTGATAGTGGGGAACCACTCTATTGCCCATCTTACTATGTAGCTTTAAGTTCAGATAATTCATGGTATTTGTTCACAGAAAAATGGATAAAAACTGTTTACAAGACAGGTCTACCTGCTGTCGCTTCTGTTGAAGGGGGTACAGCTCCCTAGAGAAACCCTGAAGCAGCTCCTCCTGCGTGAAGAGTTGATGTGGGATAAAGTTGAAAAATCAGAATATGGCTCTTTGTTAAGCACGGATGGTTCTTTAGACACATGGTCGTGGAGTCTCAATGTTCCTGTGCTTAATAGCCTTTCCGAAGATGATGAGGTTTTTTTTTTTAAGACATCACCGGAGGGGTGAGAGCCCCACCTGAATGGATTTTCCATTGATTCCGGCGAGCCGGTGGATGGAGGGTGCCAAGGCACCTACAGGGTCGAGGACTCATAGTCATATTTAGATTACAAATGAGGAGGTAGGAGAGCTTAGTTCATTACAAACATTGCGCACCACTTGTCAACTATCCATCGATCTTTGACTTTTAGGCGGCAGCTCCAGAGGCGACATGCTTCCTTGGCAGTAGCAAGCAGCCGCCGAAGGCAAGGCTGTTGCTGACGGAAGACGACGTCGTGCCTATGGTTCCAAACTTGCCAGCAACAGAGGAGAATCATTGTAGAAAAGAGCTTTGATGGCACCTCAGCCGGCCTGGGCAATTCCCAGAGCCTGTTGACAGGAGGGATAGGCAGGTGTCTCCATCCAAGGTGGTTCCAGAAAGATCTAGCGACCGTGCACTGGAAGATGAGATGGTCACATGTCTCAGCGGATTGGCCGCAGAGTTCGCAAATGTCGTCATCGAGGACATGCTTGTTGTGGAGGTTTGCTCGGCACTGAATTCTTTCATGGAGCAGCAACCAACCGAAGAACCGAACCCGAGGGGGAGCACGGCTTTTCCAGACGAAGTTGTCGATCATACTGACTTGTCCGGAGTGTGTCGAGACACGGTATATGCTGCCGGTGTCCAGCCTGTTCGCCGTGCAAGTAAACTTGCTAGAGCGTTCGTCTGGCTGCTGTTGTAGGTTGATGGAAGCGATGAtagcctcgacctcagccttctcGCTGCATGCCTGGGGAGAGAGTCGCGGCACCAGGATGGTCGCAAGGCCGCGAATGCATACTTCCCTGACTGAAACATTTGGCTGAGTGCAGTGACTGAGTAGGCAGGGAAATTTGAGTGCCAGCGTGGTGCCCTCTGTCCATGAATCCCACCAGAACGTCGTAGATGCACCATCTCCAATGACGACCTTGGTTATACATCTGTATGCTGGCAGTAGAGATTTCAGGCCATCCCAGTGGTTACCGTCATTGGCCCCCTCCAATGTTGATAGGTCTGTGTGTTGCCGTGCCCAGGCTGCCCATGCTGACTCTTCTGGATGGTGTAGGCGGTGCAGCAGTTTAAGGAGGAGGCAGGCGTTCTGTGTAGCCAGATCGCGCACCCCCAATCCTCCTTCAACTTTTGGCTTCTGGGCAACCTCCCATCGTACTAGGCATTTGCTTCCTGAGGTCTTATCTGTTCCAGCCCAGAGGAAGGCACGCCGTTTCTTGTCAATGGCCGCGATCACTCCTGGTGGGAGGGCCATAGCTTGCATCATATAGGTTGCAAGGCCGTCAAGTGCCGAATTGATGAGGACAAGTCGCCCTTGGTGGTTCAGGAGGGCTGACTGCCACCCAGCAAGCCGGCGGTCCACTTTGGAGATGAGCGGGGTGAAAGCGGCGAGATTCAACTTGACATTGGACAGAGGCAAACCTAGGTATACCTGTGGGAAGGACCCCTTTTGACACTGCAGGATACGCACAACGCGCTGAAGGCGGTTCTCAGGAACGTGCATGGGCACCAGAGTGCTTTTGGAGAAGTTGATCTTAAGTCCAGTGGCCAGTGCAAAGTCATCTAATGTTGTCTTTAGCCGCCTGACATCAGTCAGCTCCGCACGGACTAGCAGTAGCGTGTCGTCTGCATATTGTAAGACTGGGCATGGACCATCAATGGAGGGGTGACGGATGCCCGAGTCTTGTTTGATCAGCTGCTGTAAGACATCAGCCACCAGAAGAAAGAGGTATGGGGATAGTGCATCACCTTGCCGCAGCCCCCTTCTGCACTTGATCCATCTTCCTGGACAGCCATTGATTAGGACCGAGGAATGAGAGGTGGTGAACAATTGGGTCATCCATTGAATCCACGTTGGTGGGAACCCCCTGGCATGTAAAATTGCGAGCAAGCTGTCCCAACTAACAGAGTCAAAAGCCTTGGCGAAgtctaatttgagtaccaaagtgGGACACTTTTTGCGGTGGCACTATTGGACGAGCTCTGTTGCATAAACAAAGTTCTCTGAAATTGATCTGCCTTTGATAAAACCGGTCTGATCGATGTCAACCAACTGCTGAACGTGCCTTTGCAGCCTGGTGGTAAGAATCTTGGTGATAATCTTGACCGGGCAATTCTGGAGGGAGACCGGCCTAAAATCTTTCGGAGCTGTGGCCCCCTGACATTTGGGCAGCAGAACAATGTATGCCCGGTTGATGCGGTCTAGATCCACCGTGCCTTTGTAAAAGCTTGAGAGGAAGCTGAGGATGTCGTCTTTGATGGCAGTCCAAGCAGTCACATACCAGGCTGGGCCGAATCCATCGGGTCCAGGGGCGCTGTTGATGTTCATTGATTTAACTGCATTGAGAGCTTCACCTTCAGAGAAAGGAGCCACCAGGTCGGCCAGACTTGCTCCTTGTCTGTTCTGTGACGTTGTAGTAGACAGATAGACTTAACATACACTAGAATTGATGTTCCAGTATGAATGTTATTATTTTGTATCTTGTAATGGTTGCGTCCTAAGATAGGACTAGTGCACCTTACCACTGGCAGTCctatattggccccgttcggcttgctgaatcttggctgaaattggctgaaaaacactgttctggttgaaatgttgtgagagaaaaacatggttccggctgaaaaaagaagccggacaagccggatatggggtaagccgaacggggccattgatGCTAATATAAAAACCAATCACCAATGCCTACGCATAATTTCAGATAAGCCATGTTTTATAGGCATAGTTAAATTAGTTCCCTACGAAATGATTTCCAGCTTCTGCATGCCATTCTGTCGTCGTACAgcacttttttttttggggggggggggggggggggggggcgctgtcCTTTTCCAACTTACAGTTATTTTAGGTTTAACTATCCTTTGTTAACATTTTAAACTTATTTTGATCACAGGTAGAACGATTCTCCCAGGAACATCAAGATGCTGTAGAATGCTACAAGCAACCGAGGAGGAAGATTTCACATTTGAAGAAAACAATAAAGAGTACTAAGGGTTTCAAAGAATTCCAAAAGATCATTGACATAAGAAATTTTACAAAAGAGAAGATTGAGCGCTTGGAAGCTAGATCCCGTCGCTTGACTCGACGGATAAGACAAATTGAACCGACCGGTTGGAAAGAATTTCTCCAGGTTACCATGCATCTTTTTCTATATTCATATATTTTTTCCAAGTATCTCTTCATGCATCAATTTCCTTATGTTCTTTTCTGATCTTATAGCTGAACGACGTTTTAGGCATTGCAGTATGAGCTGCTGCATCCATTGAAGGCGATGTCCCTCACGCCTCGCCCTACTCCCCTCTTCCACCAATCATTCCCAATTTGGGCATTTGGGCACAACGGTGCCTTGCTCTCTTACACTCACTCATCATAAGTGGCACTTGATAATTCTTAAAATCTGATGGTTTCTACCATGTCTCTACATACATAGGTCACATATGGTGTTCATTTGCATATTGCTTGTCTATCCGTATGTTTGCCATCAATGGACCTTTCATCAGGTATTAATTTGTGGTTCTCTATATGAAATATTTACCAGATTAGCAAAGTCATACAAGAGGCTAGAGCATTAGATATCAATACTCAGGTAATCTATCCTTTGGGTGAGACGGCAGCGGCTATACGAGGGGAAAACGAGCTCTGGCTTGCTATGGTTCTAAGGAACAAGGTCCTCTTGGATCTAAAGCCATCTCAACTGGCAGCAGTTTGTGGAAGTTTAGTCTCAGAAGGGATCAAACTTCGTCCTTGGAAAAATAGCAGGTGCAGAACTGTACTACCTCTTTTGTTTTTCATGTTTATGTTTATAACTTGCTACATACTCCTACATTTACTTGCTTAGTGTCTTGATATATATGATGTGATGTCTACATTTTTTTTTTGCGACCACAGTAAGCACGTTTTTCCTTAAGAGGAAGAGAAAGTTACAACACACAGTCCTAGTAAGCCTAGTTTTACCAAGACCAGCATGATCCTTGCAAGACTAATCTAAGAAGTATTACCAGCAAAGTTCACAATTAAGTAATTACATAAAAACAATTTGCGACCGGATGATGAGCAGCACTAAGAGAAGCAGCAAACAGTGACACAACTAGCAGCTAAAGGCGACCCCTCTAACTCTAAGCAACCAAGACCACACACAACAAAGTTCCTAACAGCATAGCAACCCAGCCATTGAGGCCATGCACAGTCCACATGAATATAGTGTCTGTTTTCATGGAAACACTTGCATGACAAGTGGGCAGAAGGATCTGTCACCTAGTAGGCCAAAGTAGCCGCGATTTCACTCCCCCAATCAGAACCAGGGAAAAGCTGCCTGACGGATTCATGTTTCGATGAGGAAAGTGAGCTTGCAGAGGTCTTTCAGTACTGCACAAATGAATTAGCATCCGGTGTCTCCTTGCCCGTGGCAATGCCAAGCTTCCTGATGAGATATCTACATAATATAGAGTTCCTTATCCAATTTTGTTTTCAGCAGCAAGATTGGTTCAAATGCGCTTGCATTTAATTAAAATATATCAATGGGACAGATATCTGTCACATTAGGCTGTCTAAAAATGTGGATATATCAATGGGGCAGGTATCTGTCACATTAGGCTTTCTAAAAATGTAGATCAGCACATTGTTTGTCTCATATATGCTTTCCACTGTAACAATTGTAGTACTTCGCTAACAAAGATAATGACAGCTCAACCATGCTGTTGTACTCATTAGAGTGTCTATTCGCAGTTGTCGTACAATGCAAGCCCTATTTAGCAGTGACATAATGCTCCTACCAACATGTTTAAAAGTTTTTTCGTTTACAATTCTGTTCCTAGTTTTTCCTCATGAGAAAAATACACAaagatttagaacaatgtccAAAGACGGACTAGCAATGTATTAAGTATAAGAATTCATTAATACACTTTCATCTGTATATGGTTGAtagttctttttaaaaaaaaatgtttgGTCTCTTCTTAATGATGTCCTGCTGACTGTTTGGCTTTTTGCAGCTATGTATATGAACCTTCTTCTGTTGTTACTGGTGTTATAAGTTATTTAGAAGAGCAGAGAAATTCGCTAATTGATCTCCAAGAGAGACATGGTGTTAAGGTTTGGCATATCATGCTCCTGTTTATTAGTGTTGTTTGTCCAATTGTTGTCTTCTCTCTGCTTTCTGATTTGTTTATTCCTTTGCATATAGATACCTTGCGAAATAGATGCCCAGTTTGCTGGGATGGTTGAAGCCTGGGCTTCAGGGTTGACCTGGAGGGAGATAATGATGGACTCTGCAATGGACGATGGAGATTTAGCCCGTCTACTCAGGCGCTCGATAGATTTACTAGCTCAGGTCTGTTATCAAGCGAGCAGACTCATTAACCAATGTTTCCCGTGGATTATCTATTTTTGATAGCGCAATACTCTGTCATGATGCAATTACACTGCATAATATTTGGCTTAATTTTCCAGATTCCAAAACTGCCAGACATTGATCCAGTTCTCCAAAAGAATGCACAAATTGCTTGCAGCGTCATGGACCGAGTACCGATTAGTGAGCTTGCCGGTTGAAAGCCCAAAACCTGTAAGTACTACTAACAGAGGGTTTGCCCGGCTGCTTATTTTACAATTGTTATAGGTAGGCAATTCTTTGTTGTACCATGAAAAATAATTACCAGTTGTCACAATGAAATCCAAGAGCAGTTCATACCCCACTGGCTAAACATGCTTTTCAAGAAGGTCAACAACTACAGTGATTGATTCAAGGAATCAGAATTCAGAAtgatgaaaaagacaaattgcatCACGTCTGAGGTTCATAGGATTGTTCATCCAAAAAATTCTCACTGCCAATTCCAGAATTTCCAACCACCTGACCCAATCAAAAGGATATGGAAATCAAAGCGCAGCAACAAGCTCTAGgttttctcatggcttcttctaGATGCCTGAACACCAGAAATATACTCAGAATCAGAACTGCAGTGTCAATGGATATGACTATTAAGTGGGTACTGTGCCACACAAATATGGAAGAAACAGTGCTGCATCTCTTCTTTGGATGTCAATTCAGTAAAGCCTGTTGGCATTGAGTTGGTCTCACCTGGATCATGCCTCTACCTTTTTTCAGCAGTGATGACGCAAGCAGGAAAAAAAATTACAGTTACCTTTCTTCATTCATGGTGATTTTTTTATAATAGTAGCCTGGAAAATTTGGAAGCAACGGAATGGAGTCAATTTTTTTAAAAGAGACCCAACATATCTTCTGGCATGGCTGGGATCTCTTTCCTAATTGTCTCTCTATGTCCAGGTCTTCTCTCCCTTTTGTTAACTTTTTAGCTTTTGTATTTGTACAATGCCCTTACATTTTCTTTATATAGCTACCGACAGTAGGGGTTTTCCCCtcaaaacaaagatatcatttCCAAGCAATTGAGATCTTCACATCAAAATTTTTTACAAATTTCTGTAGAATTCTATTGGGTGCTCTCGATATGGATCTTGATTGAAGAAATGGACAAAAGAACGTATGTAAAAATTGCTTTATGTACAGTTTGCAGCTATCCTATACCTCTACAACAACCAATTCAAAACAATGCA encodes:
- the LOC136474751 gene encoding LOW QUALITY PROTEIN: DExH-box ATP-dependent RNA helicase DExH15 chloroplastic-like (The sequence of the model RefSeq protein was modified relative to this genomic sequence to represent the inferred CDS: deleted 7 bases in 7 codons); amino-acid sequence: LPTVSRHALSPTQMLPRPLPLPSHACRLYLASARSSSRAAASVSNDDEDEEVDVDDDDDEIGIRDIDDEDYDDFGDEDEGDEGNEEAVDEESGGEYEEEAEEEEDEREDTAVRRRELEEYKSRRVAKLVDEVREFREDIIDYNELTGIYDFPIDKFQRLAIQAFLRGSSVVVSAPTSSGKTLIAEAAAVATVARGRRLFYATPLKALSNQKFRDFRDTFGDHNVGLLTGDSAINKDAQILIMTTEILRNMLYQSVGMTASEGRLFQVDVIVLDEVHYLSDISRGTVWEETVIYCPKEVQLICLSATVANPDELAGWISQIHGKTELVTSNKRPVPLTWHFSKKYSLQPLLDGKGKKMNRKLRMSNFQNLSSPKSEFYYVKGKRRFRTNKIEQGNSSSFDISKQVQLSKHELSNMRRSQVPLIRDTLSQLWENDMLPAIWFIFSRRGCDAAVEYLEDCRLLHDCEASEVELELRRFKMQYPDAVRESAVKGLLRGVAAHHAGCLPLWKSFIEELFQRGLVKVVFATETLAAGINMPARTAVMSSLSKRIDAGRQLLTPNELFQMAGRAGRRGIDTVGHAVLVQTPYEGPEECCDIIFAGLEPLVSQFTASYGMVLNLLAGSKVTHNQKESDDVKVKRSGRTLEEARKLVEQSFGNYVGSNVMVAAKEEIERIQQEIQYLSSEITDESIDRKCREELSEEDYAEISLLQKRLKEEKQIRNELKKKMELERMAAWKNRLEEFESGHLPFMCLQYKDKDSIQHTIPAVFIGNLNSFADQKITNMVEDDSLVSGKQKLDSGEPLYCPSYYVALSSDNSWYLFTEKWIKTVYKTGLPAVASVEGGTLPRETLKQLLLREELMWDKVEKSEYGSLLSTDGSLDTWSWSLNVPVLNSLSEDDEVERFSQEHQDAVECYKQPRRKISHLKKTIKSTKGFKEFQKIIDIRNFTKEKIERLEARSRRLTRRIRQIEPTGWKEFLQISKVIQEARALDINTQVIYPLGETAAAIRGENELWLAMVLRNKVLLDLKPSQLAAVCGSLVSEGIKLRPWKNSSYVYEPSSVVTGVISYLEEQRNSLIDLQERHGVKIPCEIDAQFAGMVEAWASGLTWREIMMDSAMDDGDLARLLRRSIDLLAQIPKLPDIDPVLQKNAQIACSVMDRVPISELAG